In the genome of Caenorhabditis elegans chromosome IV, the window CAAACTTtcatggaatttttgaatttctgagaaaaaaaacacaacaaaatcCCCATTTACGCTACTCCACCTGTAAGCAAGGAGAAGAAGCTTCATTTTGGCTATAAACATCTCTACATATTcttccaaaatatattttcagaatatgaacCATTGAAGCAATAATGAAGTGCAGCTTCCACATTCCCGAAAAATATCAATgggtttgttttttaatcatCATCTAATATGCATACTTCTAAATATTTCAACTTAAACAACACAGATCTGTATTTTTTATCCATTGAACGAATTAAtgtgattttaatttaaattgaatattaaatcCCTTATTCAAGTTCATCGAAGCTTGCAActtaaaaacctcaaaaaccCATTTTCCTTCTAAAAAGTCTAGGGCTTTTTATAATTATTGTTCCTCAATCTCGTCATTGTGCTCACCGGAAGAGCAACCTGACGGCTTTGCTCTTTTCATGGAAGGGTACCCCTTTTTGTCGACTTcacatcttcaaaaaaaagttcagcttcaactatttttcatagtatttgttattttaaaatattcatggATAAATAAGAATAAATAATGTTTCTTGTGGACAACTTAAAGTCCACGTTGGCTGAGGTAGGTCAAAATCTATTATTCATAGAAACCTAGATTCGATGGAATAGAATAGTTGGAAAGTTCTCGTGGAATTGGAAAGGTTTACgcgaattgaaaatattttttggcgttCTGCAAAATTCCGGCACGGGAGAATGTAGTCCGCAGAGCAAATTCATgtacacaaaaaattcaattttcaagtgttttgcaattaaatattctgtggtttgaaaatttagaatgtaAAATTGTTAACCagttattcattaaaaaatcctAAAGATCATATACATATTCAGGCGAGTACACTCTTCGTTCATGTTGCTCTTATTGCTGGTGTAGCTGTCTACACTGTCTTTGGTGCTCTTTCAATGCAATGGCTTGAATCTCCAGATAGAGTGTATGttatgaaaaagaagatggcaacttattatattttatcctttttgaacatttgaattttagacGTGCTCTTCTGAAGCGTGAGTTGAAACCAGTAGAGAGTCTTCCACCACCTCCATCAATATCTGGTCTACCTGATAGAATAACACGAGTGTATCTTGGAGAGGAACTGGCAATTTTGGATCCTGGTGTGAgcttttgttttaataaaaacccaatttttataattttttgaagtagaTCAACAATGATTTCAGGTTCACGAATGCCTCGAACGAACAATTCTTACGTTATTCCATGACACCAAGTGTGATCCATATAGCTTTGAGCATTTAAATATTGAACTAATTGATAGATGTTACGCAGAAGCAAATGTTCCAATTCCTGAAGGATATGGGGGTCAACCTAGAAAAAAGATTAAGaacaaagaagaagaaaaagatgtAATCGATGAAACTCCTGCAGAAAAATGGTCAATTGGAAATTCTGTCATCTTTGCGTTCACCGTTATTACAACTATAGGTAGGTACATATTTGcttgaaaatcattaaaagtATTTCATCAATAAGAAATTATTAgttataaaaaactttaagaaTATCTGAacgttatattttttaataaaaaaacttccgaaaaaatatttttttactcgtttctgaaattttggaaaattcaggtcaaaaaatattactgtATGTTAGCTGATATAAGACTTGAGATAACaaataaaagtaaataaaatcaaaaggTGATATTACCGCCTTTCGAAATCAAAACGAAGTTCTGCCAGGTGGGTCTTTAAgcctgcaattttttatttgaaagtaaGTAAAATTGAAAGCACTATCTTAATCCCATTGAGTGAATTTACACGCAATGACTTCCCCTACTAATTCATAAaagtttgtttgaattttttaggagTCATCTTTATAGTtggtcttttttttaattttgaacagttacttcagaaaaaaattaacagttCTTTATAGGATATGGTCACGTGGCACCTGAGACGTTTGAAGGTCGTCTATTTCTAATCTTCTATGGCGTTATTGGAGTCCCATTCACTTTACTGACGATTGCTGATTTGGGAATGTTCTTAACAAGATTTCTAAAGAATCTTCTAACAATGGCAAGAAGATTTGCACATTATTTGGTGAAACTGTATCAAAAAGCaaagaaacaaagaaatgTCGGTTTTCTGTTGTCAatcttttcttcaaaatagcAATATTTTAGAAATCCCAGAAAACGAGTCCAGTGATGCCAGATTCTGAGAGATCAGAAGTTTGGAATACTGGAAAAGAGATGAAAGAAATGAGTATGAGAACTGCTAGAGAACCTGGAGAAGGTGATGAAATtgaagtaattgaaaatggaaatgatgagaatggaaaagaagaagatgaggaGGAGCCGGAGAATAATGAACCGAGGTGAGAATTCTGGcctgatattttttaatttgagttCACTATAATGCCCACTGTCtgaaagttgtaaaaatttacaacaCTTGACTTCTTGCcaaataacttgaaaaaatctacttcCAGAAAAACGGAAGAATCAATAGCTCTTGGAATAACATTCACATGCTATCTCGTGGCCGgagcaaaaattttatcagtttacGAGCCAGAAATGGACTTTTTCAAAGCTTTATACTTCAATTTTGTGACACTTACCACCATTGGACTGGGAGATTTTGTACCGAAAAGGTAAGGAACTATTGTTAAAAACGtataaaacatatatttttagtttcgaTTATCTTCTCATTACTCTAATTTACATTGGAATTGGCTTGGCTCTGACTACAATGGCAATTGAAATTGCAGctgatttattgaaaaagttgcattatattggaagaaaaatggaaaatgttggTCAGGCAGTTGTTTGGTTTGGAggaaaaaagtaagtttttctAATATAGATTCTTTGAAacggaatattttttgaaacggttTAGAAACTTcgaaaacaaataattacAGAATGACCATGAAATCATTGGTTAAACATTTGGGAGATCAATTCAACATTCCAGAAGAAGAACTTGCAAATTTCGATATGTCAGCATTTGTGGATAATGCAATAAAAGTCGAAAAAGGAGAGATTGCAACGTTGAGGGTTAGTTCTTCGAGTGATATTTGTGATTTAAAGTAAGGTTAAACTTTAAATGAAGActatttgctccaaaaatgagGTACCCGGTTTCGATGCAAcctattttattaaattttaaagaatgtGCACCTTTAAGGAATACTGTAGTGGAAAACTCGTGAAAATGAAACATCAAAGAAGTCCCGCAACAATGAGGAattggaaactacagtaatccttaaaggcgcacacctttttgacAAAACTTTGTTGTTACAAGACcaagtaccgtattttttggctcgaaaatcgccaaatttcGCGTCTGGATAATAGTTAGTTATtgtcaaaaatgtttcgttacatcaagttttcaagaagtgtTCCTTCGGATTAACAATTAGTTACAAAGGCTGTTCCAATCGgctcaacaattttttccagaagccGCCTACACCGCCTGTTGTATTTCGTGAACGTGCATTCAGTTTCAGCAATGTCAGAAATTCGAGTGAAAGTGCTCTCAAATATGTAGACGATAATCGATTCAGTAAGACAACTCAGCCAACTATATATACAGTAATCATACACGAAACCACACGTACAATTGACACTTTGCACAATTTGGCAGATGCTATTCGGAGAGATCCATCGGTTTGTACTAAtttgcaaaatgaaaattgaaccaTTTCTTCAGATTCCGCGCCTGGACCTAGACGTCCACTATCTGACGGATATGTCAGCTCCCACATCATTCGACGAAAACTATCTTCGAACCTATACAAATGCACGTAGAAAATAGAACAACAAATGAATTGAATAAAGTCATTTTACAAAtgtgtgcaaaaaattgtaacaaaTCAAAGGGATAAGAAAGAGAGATGTACGAACAATAACTAGcgaaacaataaaaaccaataataatcaacaaaaaaaaacatcaaaaatgataaaaacaattttagtaAACGGGGGAGCATTTAGCAATTGAACAATGGGTCAAAAAGATTAAACAAAAGAAACAGGTAGAATGTGTGGCAACGGGGAAAGATGTTATGGGCTAGGCATTGTGAATGAAGTCTCTTTATGCTTCATCGTCAGGACGACGATTTCTTCGACGCAGAGCTGGATTGAGGGCGGTTGTACTGACACTGTTGATCTCCTCCTCTTCGGatctgaaaaaaggtttttgatttcacttttgaaccagagatcaaagttttgttttttttcaaattcaagagtctctcttttttctattaattgcattatgaaaactttcaaatcgAATAAATTTGAACTCACTGATATTCATCAGTATCACTACTACTGCTGCTACTGCTTTCTCCGTCATCGCCACCTTCTTCCTCTCTCCGTTCAGCCTCAGCTCCTCTAACAAGAGCCTCCATGAACGAAACTCGTTGCTCTTCAGCTCGGGCATTCAACATTTCAGCTTGCTCTAAACCACCTCCATTTCGACGACGATTACCTCCTCTAATTCCCATTCGAAGATCTCGGAGACCGCGGCCGAGGATGGCTCGACGAGCAGCAGCTGCTGCTTCTATTGGATCTACTGGACGCGCTGGGCGTTCGTTGTTGCCCTCATTTTCCACGACACGAGCTTCTTCTTCGTCGAGATCGTCTAGATTAATGTCTTCtgagtctgaaaattcaaagtaaAGATAAAAAGCGTCGATGTTtcctcatttttaatttttcaaacatttgcaAACAATATAATTTACCAATGGAATTAGTTGTTCTCCAACTTCCactatcatcatcatcaccatcAGTTCCCAATTCATCTTCATCAACTTCTTCATCAACTGCATCTACCAAATCATCAATAGCCGCTCCCATATCAAAATCTGGATCCCCTTCTccatcctcatcatcatctccATCTTCATCACTTCCTTCATCAGAACCTGGAAGCTCTGCATCATTTTCACTACTGTTTAGGCGTTGACGACGGCGTTGAGCTTGACGTCTGATAATCCGATTCTGTGCATTTTCAAAGTCCAAATCGTCTAGTGTATCATTGTCATCCACGCTACTTCCACTGTCACTTTCATCGCCAAGCTGAAATCATTAtaattcgcaaaatttttttctccaaattacTGATATTACATAAAAGGTTAAATATTCTAAATATAGGTAAAAACTGTGTgattgccattttttgactgTACATAAAGAATTAAGATGAGTTTTTGACAAGTTGTTGTTGAcatttactatgatattttataattttatcacTGGTTCCTAGAGACAGGCAACATGCGTGAATTCTCTATATCTATACTTGTTACTGAAACTAAATGATATTGCAAATATCCAAAAAGAATGAAGCAAGACTTTCatggaagaagaggaagaagatggAAAAACTAATTGAAAGCATAGTGCATATTCTCcgcccaaaatttgaagagtGATCAAAGCAAAATGATCACTCTCGAAGCAAAATGCAACGTTGCTCTATCTGGAACAAAAGCAAATTCCTcggagaaaatgttttcttcaaGAACGAAAACGCTTCAAATGTGATCGATCTAGAAGAAATGAGACCAAAAGCAAATTCTAATCTGAAATCAATGAAACTCCAGAGAACACTGCTTTTGAAATCAAAGAATTACTGGTCTGAAAGCAAAAAAGATTCAGTTTCTTGAATTATCTGGTCAGACAAACACAATGTGTCTGACTGTTCGAtcatttagtttttattttctgccgGATTAGTTCTAATTTATGTTCCGCTTCTGACTTCTTCTGACCAGGTTCTGCTTTTGATAAGAAAGTGACACACTACTCTCTGCTTCCTGTTAATCTGAAATGCTTTTCGTGAGATCTTTGCTTTTGTCTCGCTCAAAAGTGACTGATCACATTTGAAGCAGTTACATAATCAAAACAGAACTCTGTCAAAAGCATTATTTCTgttgaagaaaagaagaaaaagcagaAAGCAAAAGTGATCTTACATCAGTCAGAACACATCAAACACAGATGTGTTTGCTTTAAATGTGATCAGTCGCAAATAAAGCAATCATGAAGCAAAGATAATTTCTGCAGGTAAAGAATGTTCTGAAATCAGAAACTGGTGTGTCGCATTTCTTTCAAGATCAGAACGTGATCAGAAGACAATCAGAACGAACAGAACACATCAGTTGGAAGTTTTACTTGATGTGTCGCTTCTAAATGTGATAAACGTATTTGCAGAACAGaaattccactgaaaaaaagtgatgttACATTTTTAGTGTGGTCATTCGGCACGGAAGAAAACATCAAGCAAAAGGAAACTGAACAAACAAACCAGGAAGAGAAGTGATGTTactcttttttcaatagaacACTAAAACTCGTATACCCAAATAAAGTTAATATGGGATACTGTAGAAGTAGTTTAGAAttattagtttcaaaaaaaaattccgtatGGATGTCGGactactgtaggattactgtagtttttagttagtgaaatttttaatgtgtttCAGTGCTGGGCGCGTAAATTAGTCCTACTGTAGGATTAATGTAGTGATCAACAAAAAcatggattttttaaagaaagttttaaaaattcaaaaaaaaggtgcagatgattttttgggtagtttcagaaaagatattatgaaattttctaaatttttctaaatatgtttacccaaaacatttaaattttttttccaattttgaagtttgttcAGAATGATAATTCCAATGTTCAAAGGAAAATGtggaatggtttttttttgtattttccgaCTGACCGTACTCCacctttgagaaaattttgaaaaaaaaactaaacttacTCTTCCTAAAGTTCGAAACACGGATTCTCGATCTGAACTATTTCCTCCAatctcttcatcatcatctccaTCTCCAGATTCATCCGAATCTTCGTCTTCATCGTGATCCTCTCTCTGTTCATCTTCCTCTTCGTCATTCTCATCTTCATTATCCTTCAATCGTCCaatttcaactattttcaGTTGTGTAGATGCTTGTATCATGTAATCCGACATTTGTGGACGCACTTTCTCAATCACACACATTTTCTGATCTTGATGTGATGCGCATAGATCAATGACAGGTCGTCGTCCTTCGAAAGTTGTCAGAGCAGAATAGTCACGGGTCTCGAACGTTCGGAATGACGAGAAGATCTTTTCATCATAGTCTGGACAATGAACGTCTGTAACTTCAGTGGCGTACatgatattctgaaaatgttgaaattattaatatttataaaataccattaattataataaaaacatACACCAGTGGAATTAAATGAAACTTGACAACGATTGAGCTCAGGAACATGGTGAAGCATCCGGAATGTACGAATATCATAAACTTCAGAATTTATAACAATCTGTGTTCCATGAGGATGGAATGTTCCGAATAATGTTATTTTGGAGAGACGATCAAATACATGGATCGcctgaaatttgatattttaaatttaatttaaaagtcTTCTCCCTACCGAATTCTTCTTTCTGACATCCCAGAGAAGTCCATCATTGAAGATTAGCTTGTCATCAGGCGAAAACGAAGCGTAATTTTTCTCGTACTGTAGTCCATCTATTCCAGAGAGATACGTGTCCAAAACATGATTTGTTTCAGTGTCATAGACAGTTGCCTTATCTCTACACGTTCCGACAATTCTTTGCATCGTTGTGTTAGCAAATTTAACACAAGAATCTTCACGATAAGTATGAACTCGTTGTAAAGCTTCTCCGAGTCTCCAAAGAGCGGATAGTGGACGAGAGAATGCTGAAGACGTGAGCATCATTGAACCATCctggaatttggaaaacttttatttatttatttcagttttagaaataaatgtttcaattgtatagagaatattttttgtagccATACCTTCGAAGGTTCAATATTCGTCAGAGCACTTCCATGGCAATTGGTGTGTCCTTCATCCAATCCAGTATCCACGTTTATCCAATGAACTTCTCCATTGAATAAACCAACGATAAGATGTTCATCGTCGacctaaattattttattaaacaatttttttcaattttgattttaaatttttcctttatgaaattttagaattactctttgaaaaatacattggAGAGCGACAATTAATTTCggtaattctaaaaaattagttacCTATTGTGTCatgctgtttcaaaatttgttattgaaaataagtgtcaaaatagagaaaatcagttagttcatttgaaaataaaatttatttcagttgaaatatCTGAGTAAATGCACAAAAATGGTCTAAAAGTCGCTAAATGCCTAAAAACGAAGCTCGATAATTTGTAATTTGCATctttcaggtaatttttaactaaattttcaaatgtttcaactaaaataaattttatttatacatataaatcgattttctttttttttaaactattttctaaTAGAAGCTGTTGGAACAACATGTTGTAACATGTCATTTTATAGAATTGGAGAAAATAACCACATCTGATTTATATATTTCTCACCGAAAATGTGGCTTTCGTATACGATTCATCGTGATCATGTATAGTTTTCCAGTTCCTGAATCTTGAGAAAATAGTTCTTTCATTTGTCCACTGTGAATAAACTCTTTCATGAGGTCTAAGAAGTTCTTGATCGAGTGTTCGAAGAGAAATATTTCTCACAACATTCGTTTGATACGACAATTCGGGACATTTGTGTTggtaaaataatgaaaatggaGGACACGTTGTCACTGGATTCTTACATGTTGAATGttggtttctgaaaaatgaaaatgaattcgAAGAATAATTAATAATTCTGAAACCTGAAATAATCAGTAACAATACTGTTTAGATCTTTAATTGGTCGATATCCACTTGAACTTTCTCCTGGAGTCAGAGGTCTCAGTTTTTGACGTGCAGGACTGATCATCAACTTCTTTGGAAAAGCACCACTGGTTGTATATccttaatataaaatttagttgAATCTTCAAATGAAATCTCACTTCTAGGTAAAGTTGGTGTGGCGAAAACATCGTCATCTGTTGAATGAGAACGTGTAGCCATTGCGGGAGATGACAGTGAAGCTGCGTTTGAGGGCCGTCTTGCTGAAATTCCACCAATTTCCGATTCAAGCGTCCTTGGAGCCAATGTTGGATAAGTGtcgtttatttttgaaaaattatttccgcTGCTGGGCTGAAAAAAGGTTGGAAAATGATTGTTTTTCTGTCACGATTCAATTCTCACAATAAATATTAACTTACCAATGGCTTATTGAGAATCGGAGTATTGATTGACCGACTTGCTGGACGATCAGGAAGCTTTGCTTCAGATTTCAGCATTGCTGCTACTGAATCTAACTTGCTTTTCAACAAGTGATCATGAATTAATTGAAGAAGTTCTGCTTGATTGAAGCTCACTTGTGTATTTTCGATGACCCATTGACGGTGACTCTTTTCCTGAAAACCCTCATTTATTTATATAAGAACGTTGTtaaagaattagaaaaaaccgAACCGAcgattgaatttcttttccTTGTTGATCatgaatttttcttccatAAATGACCTGAAGAAGTTGAACTGCTTCTTTGCAGAATGCTGCATGAATATCTCGCTTGTCAGAACACACTGGTTCTCGcattaaatctgaaaaaaaaagaattaaacttgattttttgaaatctgtggagatttttcgttgttcgcttttttagtttttttggcaaaaaattagttgttcatcttttttattcaaaaaaatacactCAACATTATAGCAATATGGTAATTCCGATaaacattttcgttttttaataataataagatcctttttggcatttttggcttcgaaaaaaattcgaattcagcccTACACATCCCCAGGgctgaagaatttttttttgagcgaaaatgtatttttggtAATGTTCGAAAGAAGGttagcaaaaaattcgaaatattttgttagCCTGGCGCTGACAGAAAAACTTGTTAATTATTATAtttccactcaaaaaaaatactcGAACTTATAAAACATGGCAATTTCGATCAACAGTTCtcttttttaacgtttttttgtgtttttgaaaaacatgtaaTTTCTTTGCATGTTTCGTTAAAACTAACTCTGTAGTCCATTATGAGCTATCAACGGTAATTTTGCAAGAATCTGTCGAACTTCCGGATGCCTTGCCAGTCCCGTTAATGTGTTAGTTGCCGTTTTTCGGATAGAATCCGCTTCTGTCAGTGGAATTTTGCAGTTAATCAAGTTGACGAGTGCCATAATTCCATCAGTTTTTCGAACTTCTGTCCACATTCGTTCAAGATGATTCATGATTATTTCATATTTCGATTGTCTTTTCGACGCGGAGCTTGACTTTTCCTCTGAACTTTTGACTCTTTGAATAATAGCTTTCCAGCATTCTGGTTCCACATAAACACAACGTTGAATACATCCCAATGCTGCCATTCTCAGAGATGGATCCTCATCGTATCGTCCAAGAGATGTTTGAAGAAGAATTGTGAAACCATCATAATTCGAGTGATTATAGGAATGTTGAGTGATAAGTTCAGTTTGAATTGATGGAAGGCAAAACATCATGCACAATGTTTCCAATGCGTGTACACACATTTCGGTGCGGAGACTGCAACAAAATTATCTCATTTATTCAGAAAGGGAGTAGAGTTTttatttcggatttttttttgaaagtttcattaGGGAATTAGGTCACTTCGGGGAAGTAATTAGCCTATTCCGAAAccgttaatttcaaaaagttacctTGGAGAAATGTTTTCCCAATCTCTTGATAACACTCTAACCGCCAAAAACATTCGAACCATTCCtagttttcttaaattttcagcctcTCTGAATGAACTTCCGGTGAATCGAAGCATTTCCGTAACAATGGCTTCGCACTGCCAACAAACTTCTTCATACGGCTTCAtgctctgaaataaatttttataaaatcaatGATATCTTAATAAATACATACTTTATAATCTGGACAATCTCCTTGTACAAGTTCTGGAAATCGCATTCCAGTTGGTAAGTTATTTCCGTATAgctttttatagttttccaCTTTGATGAAAATGTGAGCGGTGAGGTAActaaaatgatttaaaattagttaaaaataatttttatcatgTAGAAAACCTTCTGAAAGTGGTACAAACTCCTCTTGTACACTGTGTACTTGTATGTATTTGTTCTTCGGTGAGTTCGACATCTTCATTGTTTTGCATTAGTGTCAGGGTTGCAATCTGAATTACAATATGAGTTATGGTTGTAttatttattcacttttttgaaacttatgaGAAACATACATAATTATGCAGCTTCCGTGGACCATCATATTGATCAAATCTTCTTAAAATAGCCTTGTAGAACAATCCTTGAGAAAAGAACATACATGCACTGGCCATTCCACTTTCATGACTGTGTTCCAAGCACCACAGAACATaccttaaaaaataatttagtcttcataaagaaaatttggttcgcatttcaaaaaatgtatttataagtttaatttttaatttaacaagTAACTTTACACATCAATCCGAAGACTAtgacttctcaaaaattgtttggagTACGAAATATGTTCATATACAAAGAAAAAGGACGAGCCCATGTTTCATGTGGCATGATCACCTGAATGATTTCTGTGATTTAATGCATTTTCTCTTCTTTAGGCTATAGGagtattatattttcaattattaggtttattgttattcaaaaaaaacttgaggTTGTAAATGTTCAATATACATTTCACTCACTGTACAGTCTCATCCACAATCTCATCGCTCATTTGACATAAAATCTCCATGACATCATTACTGTATGCAATGTAATACAGACATGTAACAACTCCAACTGAAGCCAATGATGTTTTTGGAACTTTCAAAAGAGCCGGTATTCCTCCTTTGTTGACGAATTCCAAGGCGAATTTACGATGTACCAATAGAGAAGTGAGATATTTTAAAGCATCAAAGGTTAAACGGacatcttttgatttttcgagatCAATGTAGTCGAACAAGATTTCCAATGCATTTCcttcaaaagtttgaaggaggagctgaaaatatttaatatatCTTATCAAGAACTATTGAAATAtcacaaaacaatttaaattgaaaaattaatataaaaatatataactaACATCCTGATATTCTCCACATGCAGCCAAATATTGTAGAATAAACCGTTGATATGTAGCTAAACTAAGTGGATATACTTGTTGATCTCCAATTAGAAATGGTTGAAGAATATCCCATTTACTGTTTGAATCATCCAAATTTCGAAGATTATGAAATGATGGAACTCGCTGAGTAATTTCCGTTCGAAGAAGAGATGTCAGGCAAGGCTGAAAATGATTCTGATTGTgaaaaaagatacaaaaatttgcagagaaaatgactgaaatcTACCTCAGTTCTTCGCTTTTTCGGTGGTGGTGGATCTGTTGATTGTACAAAGGTTTTCTCATTCTCTTTTGTAGAACCATCAACAGAAGTGATTTTGATTGAAGGAATTGAAGTTCCGTTACTTGTACTTTGTTCAGCATGCAGTTGggagaaactaaaaaaaataataatttgataaatataataatttgataaatacaatttgataaatactattaatagttgaaaaaactcactcaGTCTGTCCAATTTTCTTCTGTTCTTCCAAAGAGCGACCctgaaataattataataacattttcaagacCTATttaatactttaaaaattcataccTGTAATTCATGGAGTCGCCGAAGTCCAAATGGGACTAA includes:
- the dcaf-1 gene encoding DDB1- and CUL4-associated factor homolog 1 (Confirmed by transcript evidence), translating into MTSKEIYPLRSTGTMMMISDQDLKLSTQLMLRIAELLLEFDANHEQSSFDPIPILKRISELLEQATDIFIKNDPDPLDDRHPHRTHPDSALGNILKIIFKNDDFMTKLVVSYILARDNVELNIQGSRLLLACIPGLDSKVVFSEPDDFIPRLYTWAGSEGTNETLQGYAMGLLAAALENTENASKYRNENALLVPFGLRRLHELQGRSLEEQKKIGQTDFSQLHAEQSTSNGTSIPSIKITSVDGSTKENEKTFVQSTDPPPPKKRRTEPCLTSLLRTEITQRVPSFHNLRNLDDSNSKWDILQPFLIGDQQVYPLSLATYQRFILQYLAACGEYQDLLLQTFEGNALEILFDYIDLEKSKDVRLTFDALKYLTSLLVHRKFALEFVNKGGIPALLKVPKTSLASVGVVTCLYYIAYSNDVMEILCQMSDEIVDETVQYVLWCLEHSHESGMASACMFFSQGLFYKAILRRFDQYDGPRKLHNYIATLTLMQNNEDVELTEEQIHTSTQCTRGVCTTFRSYLTAHIFIKVENYKKLYGNNLPTGMRFPELVQGDCPDYKSMKPYEEVCWQCEAIVTEMLRFTGSSFREAENLRKLGMVRMFLAVRVLSRDWENISPSLRTEMCVHALETLCMMFCLPSIQTELITQHSYNHSNYDGFTILLQTSLGRYDEDPSLRMAALGCIQRCVYVEPECWKAIIQRVKSSEEKSSSASKRQSKYEIIMNHLERMWTEVRKTDGIMALVNLINCKIPLTEADSIRKTATNTLTGLARHPEVRQILAKLPLIAHNGLQNLMREPVCSDKRDIHAAFCKEAVQLLQVIYGRKIHDQQGKEIQSSEKSHRQWVIENTQVSFNQAELLQLIHDHLLKSKLDSVAAMLKSEAKLPDRPASRSINTPILNKPLPSSGNNFSKINDTYPTLAPRTLESEIGGISARRPSNAASLSSPAMATRSHSTDDDVFATPTLPRRYTTSGAFPKKLMISPARQKLRPLTPGESSSGYRPIKDLNSIVTDYFRNQHSTCKNPVTTCPPFSLFYQHKCPELSYQTNVVRNISLRTLDQELLRPHERVYSQWTNERTIFSRFRNWKTIHDHDESYTKATFSVDDEHLIVGLFNGEVHWINVDTGLDEGHTNCHGSALTNIEPSKDGSMMLTSSAFSRPLSALWRLGEALQRVHTYREDSCVKFANTTMQRIVGTCRDKATVYDTETNHVLDTYLSGIDGLQYEKNYASFSPDDKLIFNDGLLWDVRKKNSAIHVFDRLSKITLFGTFHPHGTQIVINSEVYDIRTFRMLHHVPELNRCQVSFNSTGNIMYATEVTDVHCPDYDEKIFSSFRTFETRDYSALTTFEGRRPVIDLCASHQDQKMCVIEKVRPQMSDYMIQASTQLKIVEIGRLKDNEDENDEEEDEQREDHDEDEDSDESGDGDDDEEIGGNSSDRESVFRTLGRLGDESDSGSSVDDNDTLDDLDFENAQNRIIRRQAQRRRQRLNSSENDAELPGSDEGSDEDGDDDEDGEGDPDFDMGAAIDDLVDAVDEEVDEDELGTDGDDDDSGSWRTTNSIDSEDINLDDLDEEEARVVENEGNNERPARPVDPIEAAAAARRAILGRGLRDLRMGIRGGNRRRNGGGLEQAEMLNARAEEQRVSFMEALVRGAEAERREEEGGDDGESSSSSSSDTDEYQSEEEEINSVSTTALNPALRRRNRRPDDEA
- the dcaf-1 gene encoding DDB1- and CUL4-associated factor homolog 1 (Confirmed by transcript evidence), which encodes MGAAIDDLVDAVDEEVDEDELGTDGDDDDSGSWRTTNSIDSEDINLDDLDEEEARVVENEGNNERPARPVDPIEAAAAARRAILGRGLRDLRMGIRGGNRRRNGGGLEQAEMLNARAEEQRVSFMEALVRGAEAERREEEGGDDGESSSSSSSDTDEYQSEEEEINSVSTTALNPALRRRNRRPDDEA